One stretch of Callospermophilus lateralis isolate mCalLat2 chromosome 11, mCalLat2.hap1, whole genome shotgun sequence DNA includes these proteins:
- the Dcakd gene encoding dephospho-CoA kinase domain-containing protein, which yields MFLVGLTGGIASGKSSVIQVFQQLGCAVIDVDVIARHVVQPGYPAHRRIVEAFGTEVLLENGDINRKVLGDLIFNQPDRRHLLNTITHPEIRKEMMKETFKYFLRGYRYVILDIPLLFETKKLLKYMKHTVVVYCDRDTQLARLMKRNNLNREDAEARIKAQLPLKDKARMADHVLDNSGEWSITKRQVILLHAQLERSLEYLPLRLGVLTGLAGIASLLYLFTRYLLPSP from the exons ATGTTCCTGGTGGGCCTGACAGGGGGCATTGCCTCAGGCAAGAGTTCTGTGATCCAGGTGTTCCAGCAGCTGGGCTGTGCAGTGATTGATGTGGATGTCATTGCTCGGCATG TCGTCCAGCCAGGATATCCTGCACACCGGCGCATTGTGGAGGCCTTTGGCACTGAGGTCTTACTAGAGAATGGCGATATCAATCGCAAGGTCCTGGGGGACCTGATCTTCAACCAACCTGACCGGCGACATTTACTCAATACCATCACCCATCCTGAGATCCGTAAGGAAATGATGAAGGAGACCTTCAAATACTTCCTTCGTG GATACCGCTATGTGATTCTGGATATCCCCCTGCTGTTTGAGACCAAGAAGCTGCTCAAGTACATGAAGCACACGGTGGTAGTGTACTG TGATCGAGACACACAACTGGCGCGGCTGATGAAGCGGAACAACCTGAACCGGGAGGATGCAGAGGCCCGCATCAAGGCCCAGCTGCCCCTGAAGGACAAGGCCCGCATGGCTGACCACGTTCTAGACAACTCGGGCGAGTGGAGCATCACCAAACGCCAGGTCATCCTCTTGCATGCTCAACTGGAGCGCTCCCTGGAGTACCTGCCACTAAGGCTCGGGGTCCTCACAGGTCTGGCTGGAATTGCCAGCCTCCTCTACCTGTTTACCCGCTACCTTCTGCCTTCCCCCTAG